The genomic window GTTTGATTGGCCTTTCACCCCTAACCACAGGTCATCTCCGTCTTTTTCAACAGACGTGAGTTCGGTCCTCCAGTGGGTGTTACCCCACCTTCAACCTGCCCATGGCTAGATCACCCGGTTTCGGGTCTAATGCATGCAACTCGTCGCCCTATTCAGACTCGCTTTCGCTGCGCCTACGCCTACCGGCTTAAGCTTGCTGCATACACTAACTCGCTGACCCATTATACAAAAGGTACGCCGTCACCCCTCAAGGGGGCTCCGACTGCTTGTAGGCATTCCGTTTCAGGTACTATTTCACTCCCCTTGTCGGGGTGCTTTTCACCTTTCCCTCACGGTACTAGTTCGCTATCGGTCACTGAGGAGTACTTAGCCTTGGAGGGTGGTCCCCCCATGTTCAGACAGGATTTCACGTGTCCCGCCTTACTCGAGGATGCTGTGCGGTTTACTCTTAAGCGGCTATCACGCTCTATGGCCCGACTTTCCAGACGGTTCAGATTATGTACACAACATCACTGGGCTGGTCCGCGTTCGCTCGCCACTACTAGCGGAGTCTCGGTTGATGTCCTTTCCTCGGGCTACTTAGATGTTTCAGTTCGCCCGGTTCGCCTCCCACACCTATGTATTCAGTGTGGGATCACCTTACGGTGGGGTTTCCCCATTCGGATATCCACGGATCAAAGCCTGCTCTCGGCTCCCCGTGGCTTTTCGCAGAGTGCCACGTCCTTCATCGCCTCTCAGTGCCAAGGCATCCACGAAATGCCCTTTTGACGCTTGATCGCTCCATACGCAGGGACAAGCCCGACGCATGAAACACTTGATGTTCAGCGAAGATACTAATTTGTGTGCGCTTTCACGTCGCCTTGACTAGCGACATCCGGCGCACGCCAGATCAGAAAAACCTATTCACGATGACAAAGAGCGGGTGGAGCCCAAAGGCCCGACCAGGCCCGTAAACCGAAGTTCCGGGCGAATCTCTTGAGACAACCTCGAACAATTGAGGATCCCGAAACCTCCTCGGAGGTTCTGGCATCGACACCAAGATGGTGGAGCCAGACGGGATCGAACCGACGACCTCATGCTTGCAAAGCACGCGCTCTCCCAACTGAGCTATGGCCCCTGATTGGGAACCTGCTCGGTAGTATGCGCGACCAGAGGGTCAGATATGGTGGGCCCGGTAAGATTTGAACTTACGACCCCACGCTTATCAAGCGTGTGCTCTGACCAGCTGAGCTACGAGCCCGAGTATCGGTTTCTTGTTCGAGGAAGGGATGCGAAGACGGCGCCGAACCGTGTTTTTGAAGGTACGTCCGATAGGCTTCGTGTGAGCGAAAGCCTGAGGGACATCCTTGAAAGGAGGTGATCCAGCCGCAGGTTCCCCTACGGCTACCTTGTTACGACTTCACCCCAGTCGCTGACCTTACCGTGGTCGGCTGCCTCCTTGCGGTTAGCGCACCGGCTTCGGGTAAAGCCAACTCCCATGGTGTGACGGGCGGTGTGTACAAGGCCCGGGAACGTATTCACCGTGGCATGCTGATCCACGATTACTAGCGATTCCGACTTCATGCACTCGAGTTGCAGAGTGCAATCCGAACTGAGATGGCTTTTAGGGATTAGCATACTCTCGCGAGTTAGCGACCCACTGTCACCACCATTGTAGCACGTGTGTAGCCCAGCCCGTAAGGGCCATGAGGACTTGACGTCATCCCCACCTTCCTCCGGCTTGTCACCGGCAGTTTCTTCAGAGTGCCCAACTAAATGATGGCAACTGAAGATGAGGGTTGCGCTCGTTGCGGGACTTAACCCAACATCTCACGACACGAGCTGACGACAGCCATGCAGCACCTGTGTGGACGCGTCCGAAGACAAGTCACCATCTCTGGCAAACATACGTCCCATGTCAAGGGCTGGTAAGGTTCTGCGCGTTGCTTCGAATTAAACCACATGCTCCACCGCTTGTGCGGGCCCCCGTCAATTCCTTTGAGTTTTAACCTTGCGGCCGTACTCCCCAGGCGGAGTGCTTAACGCGTTAGCTGCGTCACTGAGGTGCATGCACCCCAACAACTAGCACTCATCGTTTACGGCGTGGACTACCAGGGTATCTAATCCTGTTTGCTCCCCACGCTTTCGCACATGAGCGTCAATCGACGGCCAGGTAGTCGCCTTCGCCACTGGTGTTCTTCCGAATATCTACGAATTTCACCTCTACACTCGGAATTCCACTACCCTCTCCGTGATTCTAGCGGTCCAGTATCAAAAGCAATTCCCGGGTTGAGCCCAGGGCTTTCACTTCTGACTATGACCACCGCCTGCGTGCGCTTTACGCCCAGTAATTCCGAACAACGCTAGCCCCCTTCGTATTACCGCGGCTGCTGGCACGAAGTTAGCCGGGGCTTCTTCTCCCACTACCGTCATCATCGTCGTGGGTGAAAGAGCTTTACAACCCTAAGGCCTTCATCACTCACGCGGCATGGCTGGATCAGGCTTTCGCCCATTGTCCAATATTCCCCACTGCTGCCTCCCGTAGGAGTCTGGGCCGTGTCTCAGTCCCAGTGTGGCTGATCATCCTCTCAGACCAGCTACCGATCGTCGCCTTGGTGAGCCATTACCTCACCAACTAGCTAATCGGACGCGGGCTAATCTCTCGGCGATAAATCTTTCCCCCGAAGGGCGTATGCGGTATTAGCGTCAGTTTCCCGACGTTATTCCCCACCAAGAGGTATATTCCCACGTGTTACTCACCCGTGCGCCACTAAGTCCGAAGACTTCGTTCGACTTGCATGTGTTAAGCCTGCCGCCAGCGTTCGTTCTGAGCCAGGATCAAACTCTCAAGTTGACTTCCATGACATCCGAAGATCCATGGAACAGAGCTCGTCCAAAGCAAAACATTTCTACGCATAGCTTAGAGACGCTTAGACTTTGTACGGCTCCGATTACGGTGCCGACGCCGCCTGCGCATCCCTTCCTGTCTCTTCACTTGTAAAACAGCAGGAAACCAGTCGCCCGATCTCCGTCCTTCGTCTCGGCGAAGGCCCCGCCTTAAGCGGGGAGGCCGGTTTCTACCCGACCCGTAAATCCTTGTCAACACTTCATTTTCACCCGAAGGCGGAAACCGTCGACCCGGTCCTTTTTGCCGTCCCGAACCTTCCGGTCCGTCGCAGCGAGGGGCGGGTTTTACTCGCCCCATCCGACCCTGTCAACCAGTTTTTTGCGTCTCCGCAAAACCCGCCGACCGGGCCGTCCCGCCGCCCAAAACCTTCCGGTTCGTCGCGGCGAGGGGCGGGTTTTACGCGCCCTCCAGCGCCTCGTCAACCCCAATGTTACGGTTTTCTTTCGCAGGCGCAAAAAAGGTCGAATCCTCTTTCCGTCTAGAGGAACTGGGTAATAGGGGTTGCCTCGGGGTCGAAGGGGCTGCCATAACCCAGCCAGACCTTGATTGTGGGATGAGCGACTCTCTTGGCTGGCTTCGTCACTGCCAAACTGCTCCGCAGCCTGAAGGCCCTGGCCATCGCCCTGGTGGTGGCGGGCCTTGCGGTCATGGTGTCGCGCCCCTACGTGTCCTTCGCGCCTTTCGGCGACGACAGTGGCGCCCTGGATTTCGGCGCGCCCACTTATATGGATATGGAAAGCGAGGGCAGCGCCCAGCCCCAGCTTGAACTGACCGATGGCGAGCTGGAAGACCGATCACGCCGCCCGGTGGATCACCTGGTTCAGGTGGGCTCGGGCGAGACCCTGGCAGGCCTGCTGGGACGGGCGGGCATCCCTTCGGGCGAAACCACCCAGGTCATCGATGCTCTGATCAAGGTCTTCGACCCCCGCGATCTAAAGGCGGGCCAGAAGGTCACCGTCACATTCGCCCCCTCCCCCTGGGGCTTCGGCCAGGGCGAGTTCGTCCAGGTCGGACTGGCCGCCGATCCGATCCGCGAGATCCAGGTCCGGCGCAATCCCACGGGCGGCTTCAGCGGCCGCGAGGAAAAGCGTCAGGTCACCCGGCAGGTGGCGCATTACACAGGCAAGATCAAGTCCAGCCTGTTCGAAAGCGCCACCGCCGCTGGCGTGCCCGCCCAGGTGATCATCAACATGATCCGGGTGCTGAGCTATGACGTCGACTTCCAGCGCGACATCCAGACCGGCGATACGTTCGAGGTGCTGTTCGATGGCTGGTACGACACCAAGGGCAAACTGGTGAAGAGCGGCGAAGTGCTCTATGCCGGTCTCGACCTATCAGGTGCCGAGATCACGCTTTACCGCTTCGAGGATGGCTCGGGGGCCTCGGACTTCTTCAACGGCAAGGGCGAAAGCGCCAAGAAGGCCCTGCTGAAGACGCCCGTTGACGGCGCCAAGATCACCTCGGGTTTCGGCCTGCGCCACCACCCCATTCTTGGCTATTCCAAGATGCACAAGGGGGTGGATTTCGGCGTGCCGCCCGGCACCCCCATCATGGCGGCGGGCGACGGATCGGTGGATATGGCCGGACCCAACGGATCTTATGGCAATTACGTGCGTATCCGCCACGGCAACGGCTTTTCCACCGCCTATGCCCATATGCAGCGTATCGCCCAGGGCGTCCACACCGGGCGGCACGTCATGCAAGGCCAGATCATCGGCTTTGTCGGCTCCACTGGACGTTCCACCGGCCCGCACCTGCATTACGAGGTGCTGCAGGGCAATAATCAGGTCAATCCGCTGTCCATCAAGGTGCCCACCGGCATCAAGCTGGCCGGGCGCGACATGGACCGCTATCAGGCCCACAAGCGCAGCACCGACCTGCTGATGGCCCAGATCCCCTCGGGCTCGCATATCGCGCTCAATCCCGGCAAGCCGGTTCAGGCCAAGGCCAATTAGGAGAAATTGGGCTGCCGCCCGGCAGGGGCGCAGAGCGTCAGCCCCGGTCGAACCCTCAGGACCCCGCCCAGTCGGGATCGGGCAGCTGGGTGAACAGCTTGCGCAAACCCTCGCCCCAGCTGCGGCGCAAACTCAGGAAGTAGGGATCGTTGTCGAGAACGCGATAGCGCACCGAGGCGCGGCAGCCATCGGCGGGAACCAGGGTCACATCCAGCGGCGGGGCCACCGAGATGTTGCTCTTGATGGTCGAGTCGAAG from Paramagnetospirillum magnetotacticum MS-1 includes these protein-coding regions:
- a CDS encoding M23 family metallopeptidase; this translates as MAGFVTAKLLRSLKALAIALVVAGLAVMVSRPYVSFAPFGDDSGALDFGAPTYMDMESEGSAQPQLELTDGELEDRSRRPVDHLVQVGSGETLAGLLGRAGIPSGETTQVIDALIKVFDPRDLKAGQKVTVTFAPSPWGFGQGEFVQVGLAADPIREIQVRRNPTGGFSGREEKRQVTRQVAHYTGKIKSSLFESATAAGVPAQVIINMIRVLSYDVDFQRDIQTGDTFEVLFDGWYDTKGKLVKSGEVLYAGLDLSGAEITLYRFEDGSGASDFFNGKGESAKKALLKTPVDGAKITSGFGLRHHPILGYSKMHKGVDFGVPPGTPIMAAGDGSVDMAGPNGSYGNYVRIRHGNGFSTAYAHMQRIAQGVHTGRHVMQGQIIGFVGSTGRSTGPHLHYEVLQGNNQVNPLSIKVPTGIKLAGRDMDRYQAHKRSTDLLMAQIPSGSHIALNPGKPVQAKAN